One genomic window of Lytechinus variegatus isolate NC3 chromosome 1, Lvar_3.0, whole genome shotgun sequence includes the following:
- the LOC121416236 gene encoding uncharacterized protein LOC121416236 isoform X1 produces the protein MAEEVPTASVRKRNSSAVATENPVSSVSSSSQSRQQEEQIPGENHEFLQRHRCSSMAEYYERLRRWLFMYRSHMYMQQHMMLMMPYMTFASFLQQQQQQHSAGTGTTASQTSGEVTREQPLNNARQQQQFGGQIHGQNQQIQNDIRLAHGVQNQQNVTQAGNNIPQIAVLDFSVPSIYRRVIAEVIDFFLLFSAKLGLMLIIIDYLGISSDTTGFMMRFLVEEIEEDTSLEELQQMLLFAFIYRIIVCIYETFFLCSSVNRILGGATPGKFIMRLRVISLEQVQSAGPGRVQVTLPDSVGFTQALLRSLVKNFSMAFFFPACITVFFNPHFRAAYEVLTRTMVVGTENWPLTFQQRGQNQRVIR, from the exons atggCAGAAGAAGTACCGACTGCAAGCGTTCGTAAGAGAAATTCGTCTGCAGTTGCAACGGAAAATCCCGTTTCGTCAGTTTCGTCGTCATCTCAATCTCGACAACAAGAAGAGCAGATTCCAGGAGAAAATCATGAGTTTCTACAACGTCACCGGTGTAGCTCGATGGCAGAGTACTATGAAAGACTCAGGAGGTGGCTTTTCATGTACAGATCACATATGTATATGCAACAACATATGATGTTAATGATGCCATACATGACATTTGCTTCATTTCtccaacaacagcagcagcaacatTCAGCGGGAACGGGAACGACAGCCAGCCAGACCTCTGGCGAAGTGACGCGCGAGCAACCCCTTAACAATGCTAGACAGCAACAGCAGTTTGGAGGTCAAATTCATGGACAAAATCAACAGATACAAAATGACATACGGTTAGCCCATGGTGTCCAAAATCAACAGAATGTAACCCAGGCTGGAAACAATATTCCTCAGATTGCAG TCTTAGACTTTTCAGTGCCATCAATATATCGACGTGTCATTGCAGAGGTGATTGacttcttcctccttttctctgCAAAGTTAGGTTTGATGTTGATCATCATCGACTACCTTGGAATCAG CAGTGATACCACAGGTTTCATGATGCGATTCTTGGTTGAAGAAATTGAAGAGGACACATCGTTGGAAGAACTTCAGCAGATGCTTCTCTTTGCCTTCATCTATAGAATCATTGTCTGCATTTATGAG ACCTTCTTTTTATGCAGCAGTGTCAATCGGATTCTTGGTGGTGCTACTCCAGGCAAGTTCATCATGCGATTGAGGGTAATCTCGCTGGAGCAGGTCCAGTCAGCAGGTCCAGGACGGGTCCAGGTCACGTTACCTGACAGTGTTGGTTTTACGCA AGCTTTGCTGAGGTCGTTAGTGAAGAACTTCTCCATGGCGTTCTTCTTTCCGGCATGCATCACCGTATTTTTCAATCCCCACTTCAGGGCTGCATATGAAGTGCTGACGAGGACCATGGTTGTCGGCACTGAAAATTGGCCTTTGACCTTCCAACAGAGGGGTCAGAATCAAAGGGTCATCAGATGA
- the LOC121416236 gene encoding uncharacterized protein LOC121416236 isoform X2 produces the protein MAEEVPTASVRKRNSSAVATENPVSSVSSSSQSRQQEEQIPGENHEFLQRHRCSSMAEYYERLRRWLFMYRSHMYMQQHMMLMMPYMTFASFLQQQQQQHSAGTGTTASQTSGEVTREQPLNNARQQQQFGGQIHGQNQQIQNDIRLAHGVQNQQNVTQAGNNIPQIAVLDFSVPSIYRRVIAEVIDFFLLFSAKLGLMLIIIDYLGISDTTGFMMRFLVEEIEEDTSLEELQQMLLFAFIYRIIVCIYETFFLCSSVNRILGGATPGKFIMRLRVISLEQVQSAGPGRVQVTLPDSVGFTQALLRSLVKNFSMAFFFPACITVFFNPHFRAAYEVLTRTMVVGTENWPLTFQQRGQNQRVIR, from the exons atggCAGAAGAAGTACCGACTGCAAGCGTTCGTAAGAGAAATTCGTCTGCAGTTGCAACGGAAAATCCCGTTTCGTCAGTTTCGTCGTCATCTCAATCTCGACAACAAGAAGAGCAGATTCCAGGAGAAAATCATGAGTTTCTACAACGTCACCGGTGTAGCTCGATGGCAGAGTACTATGAAAGACTCAGGAGGTGGCTTTTCATGTACAGATCACATATGTATATGCAACAACATATGATGTTAATGATGCCATACATGACATTTGCTTCATTTCtccaacaacagcagcagcaacatTCAGCGGGAACGGGAACGACAGCCAGCCAGACCTCTGGCGAAGTGACGCGCGAGCAACCCCTTAACAATGCTAGACAGCAACAGCAGTTTGGAGGTCAAATTCATGGACAAAATCAACAGATACAAAATGACATACGGTTAGCCCATGGTGTCCAAAATCAACAGAATGTAACCCAGGCTGGAAACAATATTCCTCAGATTGCAG TCTTAGACTTTTCAGTGCCATCAATATATCGACGTGTCATTGCAGAGGTGATTGacttcttcctccttttctctgCAAAGTTAGGTTTGATGTTGATCATCATCGACTACCTTGGAATCAG TGATACCACAGGTTTCATGATGCGATTCTTGGTTGAAGAAATTGAAGAGGACACATCGTTGGAAGAACTTCAGCAGATGCTTCTCTTTGCCTTCATCTATAGAATCATTGTCTGCATTTATGAG ACCTTCTTTTTATGCAGCAGTGTCAATCGGATTCTTGGTGGTGCTACTCCAGGCAAGTTCATCATGCGATTGAGGGTAATCTCGCTGGAGCAGGTCCAGTCAGCAGGTCCAGGACGGGTCCAGGTCACGTTACCTGACAGTGTTGGTTTTACGCA AGCTTTGCTGAGGTCGTTAGTGAAGAACTTCTCCATGGCGTTCTTCTTTCCGGCATGCATCACCGTATTTTTCAATCCCCACTTCAGGGCTGCATATGAAGTGCTGACGAGGACCATGGTTGTCGGCACTGAAAATTGGCCTTTGACCTTCCAACAGAGGGGTCAGAATCAAAGGGTCATCAGATGA